GGTCATTTGATAGAACTTCATGTTAAATGGCCTATAGAAGTCCCGCAGTCGTCTCACTACATCTGGGTTGATGTTGGGATGGGTCCTGCCCTTAGTCTTGCCCAGGCAGTGGGGTTTACTACTGCCCTCTGCCTTCTTCAAGCAGGGAAAGCCCTTGGTGTGGTTGAAGTAGAAGTGCTTGTCCGTGACGATGCGCTTGAGGCCCAGAAAGTCCTGCACGCGGGCCATCTCGCCCGCCGGGTCGCGGATCAGCCGCTCGCCGCTCACGAACAGCATCTGGCCCAAGGGGAAGAAGCGCAGCCAGCTGTCCAGGTGCTTGGCGTagagcccgatctggatggcGCTCCAGGAGGTGTCGATGAGGCCTGTGCTCCGGTTCTTGAAGGTCAAGCTCTCAAAGGTGGGGATGTCGGGCTTCTTGGACAGTGTCTGGGTGTAGTCGGAGATGGCTCGGGTGACGGGGTCCCGCACCACCACGATCAGCTTGGTGTCCCGGGACATGGCGTAGATCCGGGCCGGGGCCTCCCGGGTCACGAAGTAACTGGGGGTCTTCTCCATGGTAATCTGACCCTCAAGAGTTTTCGGCATCAGGTCCCTGTGGATAGAAGAATGGAATTAATAATATAGTTGCATCAGATGTTGTGGAAAAGTTTCAGCCCTTGCAAACTTTAACCCTTTACATCCTCCGTGCTTAAAACTTGAGAGATCCTTACCTCATCTTGACCTGTAAGCACTGTCCACCTTGGGGAACGAGTCAAGACTAATCTCCTTTATAGAGGAGGTCCCTGGCAGTAGGGACAGGTGGACCCTATTTAAGCACATGTGGTGAACTTAAAGAAAGGGATTTAGACAGGAACGTGCTTGCTGAGGCCAAAGTCTCACCTGTGGCGACTTACGGATCGCTTTTCAATTTCCAAAAGGAACCTGGGTAAGGAAGGAGATCGTTTACCTGCAGACCCGTAATCAAGTAGGTATTCTGAAAACACGGTTGTTTGTGTTTAGGCAAACATATTCTATTCCATGGGAATGCGGTGTTAAATGTCAGAAAAGCAGCCCTGACGAAAGCGGATTACGTGGAAGTGATAAGAATGCTTATGGAAATGTGAGAAGATGACTACCAAAGGGTGAGATTTTTTCAGGATGCTTCGGAGCCATAGATCTTTACTACCTGCTAAAGGGTACAATATTTTCTTGGTGTCTTCAGGCCATGCTGAAATCCTATCTTTTAACTACAGCCCAACACTGGGCTGGGCTCCTGCAGGCAGCAGAAGAGGATTTCCAGCCAGAAGCTTACAGGTTCACAGCCCAGGATGGAGATTTGTGCCCCAGATACCTTTTGTCATTAGACTAAGGATTCTCTCAGGTGGTAGCTTCTCTATTTTGGAGAGAAATGGTCGATGTATGGCAGGAAGTAATTTCCACAAACAGAGACACGGGACTGGATTCCTACCTAAAGCCACAAGATAAACAAATGCTCTTTTATTTGCGAGCAGCCAATGTCTGGCAATGATTCTCAAGTGGGGGAATAAGGAGACCCAAGAGCGGCTCATTCACTGGCAACAAAAGGCTGGCTTTGCAGACTCTTTGCTGAGGATGTCTCTACATTTTACGGTTTCCCCGAGGACCGAGTGGCCTGGGTTTCATCACGCCTCCCTGATTACTGCCGCTTCAGGAGACCCATAGCATGGTCTGGGAGTGTAAACCCCACTAATTACCTGGTGCTGTTGGTCTCTTTCTTACCCAATCCTACAGCATGTCCTTCTTTGGGATCTGCTATTGTTATATAGTGCAAAAAACCCACTAATCCATTTGGGAAAGGAGAATCTGTGTAGGAGTGCTCTGGGTAGAAGTATGCCTCTTCCAAATATCTTtgaattacatttaatattacatttatgcatttttctgacttacagtagagggaagggCTACAATTTATGTGTGCTCCTGGGGTTCCTGGGATCTCCAGGTGCTTTATGGATCTTGCATAGTCCATATCTTTGAAAGGCTGACCGAGATGCCACCAGAAGACCCAACATCCGAAAACTTAAAATCCATTGTCTGTATTTAACTCAAGATTAAAGAAACAATCTTGGGAACAGGAAGTAACTAAACATCAGTGAAGGCttcatggggcggggggggggggggggaggtaccTTAGTCTgtgctctgtgtctgtgctatGTCCCCCTCCAGGGCCCGAATAAGGCCCTTTGTATTTAACATTTTCTTCTTCCGCATTAATAACAAGCATCTGTGGAACAGATTAAACTGTTCCTACTTAGAGGATCCAATCAGAGACTCTCATCAGGGATTCAAAACCACAACCCCCTACTGGGCTATTTCTTCTTATCAATGAAGTGGTAGAAGAATGGATGGAATGAGAGTGAAAAAAGGAAGGAAGATGGCAGAGCCATTAAAGGGCCAGTGGCTTTTAGAGGAAAGATGCCTATTATCCTGATATGATTTATGAGATATCTTTTTAAATGACTCTGACACCAAGATCTCTTTGTCATTGTTAAAAGGTTGTCACCCGGCAGAGGGCTAGCGGTACAAAGGAGGCGGGGCCACGGACTGCGGGAATTTTTTACGTCTCGGAATGTGAAGCAGTATGCTGTCATTTCTGGGGTAGGTCAGGTGACCAATGTGGGAGGAGCCAATgagacaaaaataataataataataatttcctttctctctcctgtctctgcctgcgtgctatttttaatgaatgaattCCCTCAATAGAACACATacacaaatttatttttagaatTTAGTCGGCTCAGAGGTACAACAGTAACGTCACATACAGATCATTCCTCGCTGGCATTGCTAGACCTTACTAGACTTCCTACCAGAAAACAGTTACCAAGAATGAACAATGGCTGACTGTTCTGTCATTATGACGTATCCCCATTCTCCCCGAAACGGAAATAACACACAGAAGTCAAAATGGCCGCAAAGACTTCTCAGTTAGTACGTGTGTCGATGTTTCTCTGGTGCCAAGGAGTGCGATCAAAGGCAGGTATTCGCCTTACTAAATGGTTCTGGTTCTGAGTGTTTCCAGTAGGTCTCTCAAGGCTCGTGTACGGGAGAGAAACGGATGCCAGAAAGCAGTGCTGAGACACACGGCGGCCTGCCTTTTGCACGGCGGCCTGCCATTCGCACGGCCGCTTCAGCAGGGGATTCAGCCATCTCTGCGGGACCTCGGTTTTCCCCGTAAAGACTTGCTTAGGGATACAGGAATgttagaaaaaatatatatttttgccgTCTTTTTAAATCAATCAAAaagttgtgggtttgaatccgtCCCCAGCTCACGTGCGACGTTTCCTAACCTGTGTTCCCCCTTTACAGATGTTGAATTTCAGGGGTGGTTTTTCCAGCGTTAGATGCTGCCAAGATCAGCGGCAGCAGAAGCCATTGATGGATTATGGGAtgcattgtttttgttaaatcacCGACAGAAGATCAGCGTTCTCAAAGGTTAAAATGATGCTGAAATTCAATTACCAGCAATTCAGCTCCGTAGATTGTTACTACGATTCCCCCCCTATTTCATCCCATATAAAAACATGCGTTTGCGTTTAGAATCGGATACTAAACCCTGTGATTCTCGATCCCTGAAAAATCAAATCGGTGCCATTTAAAAGCAATCATGGAAAAGCTTTTGGGCTGCCTGGGAGTCGCGTTTCTTATTCATCTTTTTCCTAGAAAGCAATAACACAAAATGTTCAATATTTAATCCACCCGAAACAAACGTCCTGTTGTGTCTTTTGTGTTCCGCGGCAGAGTCATAAATCAGAGCGCCGTGCAGCCAATTACAGGGATTGTGAACAGAAAGCCATTACCATGATCTCTCAGACTTTCCAAAACAATGGAGATGTTTAACACAGGACATTGtaattaatgtaaaaaaaaaattaagtacgTAAATGGATTCGTCTCCATTACACATTGCGACACACTACTGAGCCTGCGACTCGCACATGAGCTAATGACCGTGAAGGACGTGGCCCCGCTGTGAATCGATGGACCCCCTCCTGGCCCCTACTGCCCTCGGTCACATTCACAGGCCCCTCTCAGCTGACCAGGATGTAGACCAACGctgattacccccccccccctccggctGCAGAGCAGAACACAGAAAGCATGTTAAGTGAGTTAAGCGTTTCATTCTTCTCAGTCCTCTCCTCCCTCTATGCCTGACAGGTGTAGTGGGTGCAGACCAGTCTCCAGGTCTCCACTGGGTGGAGAACATGTCCTTGGACCTTGAGTTCACTGGGGCTTGCAATACATGACCGTTTAGCACTGCTTGCTCTGTCAAAGCACGTTTCCGCCCTGAAGCATCTGCTCTGGGATTTAGACAGGAACATAAGATCCCCTATTTATGTCTACGGAATACTTATTCTAGCGGTGTGTCTTGAGAAAGACCACAGTTTTAAAGGTTCTGCAGCAGAACCATTAAACTAAGGTTCTTAAACTGGATCTGTTCAAGAAAGCCTTCTTTAAACTGGAAGCTGGAAGGTAACGCCACTCTGAGTAACCTtttacccatccatcttccataaccacttatgcAATACAGGCTCCTGGGGAGTTTGGAcgccatcccaggcagcagagggcacgAGGCGAGGGACACCccgggcgggatgccagtccatcacagggcaggcagtcacgcacacaATCACACTAAGGGGAATTCTGAGAGACAGATTCTGCCTGcattttttggactgtggggggacacCCATGCCAACATGGTTATGACATACAGACTCCACACATGCAATGCCAGGGGCGAGAAACGTATTCAGCCCGGTGCCAGCCATGTGAGCCCATTCCTCTGGATGAGCCCGAAGGCCAATGGGAGCACAGCTCTCTGGGAGATATGAGCGTCCAATGGGAACACAGCTTACATGTAGACACCATCGCCTAATAGGCATCTGCAATGAATAAGTGTGACTGTTAAGGTAAACACCTGATGCAACAGTTTAACAGTGACAGGCTTCTATAAACCCGCTCCAGCATCTACATGTTTATGCCAACGGCAACACTGAGGGAACGTTGCACCATCTCTGCGTTTGCCCGCCCCACTGAGGACTTCCTGAAAGGCAGCGGCCTTGCAGCGAAAAAAATCGAGGCTAAACAGGGAATTAAAAGTCAAAAGAAGCACATTTCTGTCCTGCGTTTGCCTCATTTCATTTTTAGGGAGCAGAGGCCACAGGATATTGATGCGGTTCCCTGGGATTAAGCTGACGGCTGCGTCTGGACTGAGAGGCAGGTCTGACTGCACATGGAGCTGGTCTGTGTCTAGGAGACGAGTCAGAAGCACATTACCAAAGAGCTGCATTCGCCATATGCTGTTTATTTCATACTCAAAACAGTAAAACTGAAATGACAGTATTTGGAAAACAATTTTCTTTTAAGACTCTATCGCCCAGCTAAATAAATCCATTTGAGCTAATTCAGCATATGTTCGACACaatttaagaaacattttgGTTTATGTTCAACTTTTCTAGCTCTTTAAAATATGACTATATGCTCCCCAGGGGTGTGTAGTTAGAAGCCCAAGGATTTTACTAAAAGGTATTGCAGAGTTTTTAGTACAGTTTCAATTTTTTATCCTCCATGCTTACAGGGGGCACTGCAGTCCTGTCATGATCAAATGAAAAGGTTCCTGTAGTTAGTATGGGTTGGGGTAGCACCATGGCATTCACAGGAGAATAAGGACATCAGATTTGCTATAATGTTTACTTTCAATACTGATGGGACAGTGTTGAACATGCATTATCTTATGGGAAACTGCATTGTAATGCAGTGCATCTGTGTTGCATTTGTACCCGGGAAATATGACAGGGTTCCCTATCTCCTTAAGGTTCCTCTGAAGAGAACAGAGAACACTCACTCTGTTGTTCCAAAACAACTCATAGCAGTAAAAAGCTAATGTACTCATAGATTCTAGGATCTAATATATATCCTTCTAAAAGACTTCATCTCACAGTGCATATTATAACCGTGTGCTTGGTTTGAAAGTTGGAGATGTGTTTTCCAGGGCCCCCTACAGGCTTAGGGGGTGTGAAAAGTGTTCTTGTACCAAACTAATGACCCTATCTGCACTGAATATGTGCTCACCACAGGACGCCCAGAGAACCTGCAGGAATTTCTGGCCACGTCAGGCTCACGGGTCCAGCCGTTGAGGGGAGTTCTGCCGCTTCTTGCAGAGCACGCTTAAGGATTCGATCGACAATTAACCACTATTGGCCAATGTCATTCTCTGCGGAAAAATGGGGCCCATTCCAACTGAGCAACTGTTTGCTGAGCGGTGATGAATGGTCAACCGTTTGGGGGAATGGACTTCCAGCTTCACTGGCACGGGGAGGGGTGCACACagggccaaaaaaaaaatggggggtCGGTGGGTAACACAGGACCGAACAAAACAACATGGCATAAACCATATCTCCAGTTCCCAGGAGTCCCTTTCAGTTCCTTCTCGCATTATGCTCTCCCATGTGTCTTCAGTCGAAGAGAATAACAACAAATGATTTCTGGAGAGGAAAAaaaggaagccccccccccacccccagaataACAAATGTCTTCTTCTTTGGGTTATAATGAATGGGGTTCGAACTGCTTGCCAAATGTCCCCTTTCTTCTGGCGACAGGAGGTTTTTTTGACACGCATTGGCTCCTGCCATTGGCTCCTGCCAAGCTCCAACTCCATTGTGTTTGGCTCCGGAGGGAGGGGCCGGACTACAAGGGGCTAAATGTCATGTTTGTGGGCGGGGCCCAGTGGCCTCCCACTGAGGACCAGGACACTGGAGTAGTCAGTGGTCAATTACCCCACTACTTCTCTCTTGCCCTACAAATCTGGGGGAACACGCTCCCAAATGCAAGCGCAGCACAGGACGCCAACTCCGATGTTCCTCATGTAGCCGGGCTGCTTTAAAAATTGGGGCAAAGACCTTTTTCAGTAAATATCTAGTAAATCTCCAGCTTTATAAATTTAAAACACAAGCACAGACATCATTTATCTGCCAAAGAGCAAGAACCCAAGGGCCATCTGCAATGTGATACGTCTCAGATTGGGTCATGTGACTTGTTTCCGTGGCGATTTCTGTAGTGCAGGTGCAGGCACCTCGCATTTGTTGCCAGGAGGTGATGCTCGAGTCACAAAGAATTCAGACCTGAGGCCATTTTGTTGTCAGAGCTGACCTGTATCTTTGGGCTAATTATCTCGGACTGGCGGCCAAACTAGTGCTTACTGGCATGAGCAAAGCTTCCTCTTACATTCAGTTTTATGTTTACTCCAATCGAACCTTAACAGAGTAGTGCTAGAACCAATACATGCTGGGGATACTTGACGAAAGACTGGCGGTGTTTAGAATGCTGCGGCAACcgcaatgcatgctgggatatttAGCCACGGAGCTGTAACTGCACTTCTGAGTCATCCTACAGGTCAGTCACCCTTCAGAAGGACACCGATCGCCTCCGGAAGACAAAGCGGGTTGTTTCCAGATCAAAGCCCCGCCGTCAGAAATTTGCGGTTCACTTAATGTAAAAGTTAGGGGCATATTCTTGTTTTTCACAACTCTGCCATTACAGGCACTCAGGATTACAGAAATGCCAGGAACTCTGCATTCTATTGCTTTCATACCCGGGGGACAAACTCAACTTTCACATGCGGTGAAGTATTCAGGTCCGCTTTCTGTAATCTGTCTTGTTTATCCTCTCTCCTGTATCCATTTCTCTCGACACGCACGAACATCATTGACTTACACTCAGATGCCCCTTAGACTCCTAGGGAGATAGTGGGGAAGGTTAGACGCACTTCCAGTGATTGCCGGCCTTGTGAAAATCAACCAAACCGCAGAGAGCATTACACAACCGCCGGCAGTTCAAACAGAGGGGGCTCGCATACCAGGACTTGTCTCACATTGTAGTTCAAGGCCTGCAAACTGCTCCGTCTATAAGTAATCAACaacgcccccccgccccccccccccccccaccccagcactgCCCTGTAAGCCTCACTCATTAACCGCTCGTCTCATCGCTGACTGTTAGTGTCTGACATTTATAGAAGGGCTTGGGATATTAATGATGAAATATGGTTTCCTCTCCTCTGAAGAAGTCCTGCTGGTCGTCTGTTTATCTTCCCTAAAAGAATCGCTTATCTAAACTTTCCACGGGGCGAGAAGTG
This genomic window from Paramormyrops kingsleyae isolate MSU_618 chromosome 22, PKINGS_0.4, whole genome shotgun sequence contains:
- the LOC111849366 gene encoding heparan sulfate glucosamine 3-O-sulfotransferase 3B1-like yields the protein MEYSLVCHSLYVVLLSPVKNKLLILCIMFLLWVYMLYCCVGYSSTMPSFMMDSDQGKDGGFVSENKDAPGKDLVSKLLLRPKSPPALDPDYNSPSVRTASRELLNNDLEAEKSDVWDEIGGERSSLEPCGLSSFSNGSESKKLPQAIIIGVKKGGTRALLEFLRVHPDIRAVGAEPHFFDRNYNNGLDWYRDLMPKTLEGQITMEKTPSYFVTREAPARIYAMSRDTKLIVVVRDPVTRAISDYTQTLSKKPDIPTFESLTFKNRSTGLIDTSWSAIQIGLYAKHLDSWLRFFPLGQMLFVSGERLIRDPAGEMARVQDFLGLKRIVTDKHFYFNHTKGFPCLKKAEGSSKPHCLGKTKGRTHPNINPDVVRRLRDFYRPFNMKFYQMTGQDFGWE